The window tgggttgccatttccttctccaggggatcttccccacccagggatcaaacctgggtctctcacattgaaggcagacttttttaccaactgagccaccagggaagcctaaaccCCAAAGACATAGTCCATTCAATATATATCTCCCAGTGGCCAAGCATGGGCCAGGAAACCTGCTATTGCTGAGGACACAGAAGTGCACAGGAGAAAACTACCCGTTTTCACAGAGGCCGTGATCCCAGGGCTCTGAGGCTCTGCTGCTCGGGCTCCGCAGGGTTGCCGGGACCCTTCACTCCTCTTCCTGCCCAGCTCACACCTTCACTAAAAGTGGAAGCACTTGGAGCTTTTGTTGTTCCTGCTCCCAGTCCTCATGAATACATTGAGAAAATAAGCAGAGAAGGGGAGCATATCAACAAGGAGTTAAAAGAAAGGTTTGCTTTGGAAAGCAGAAAGGATTCCAGGGAGAGGATGTTTTCCGGGGACCCACTGCCTTGAGCAAAGTCCTGGATAATCACCTCGTACAGCCTGCACACCAGGGTTACTCCGGGATTCCTTAGAGCTGGGGTGATGATATGGATGGGGTACATGGGAGTGTGGTTCCCATGGACCAGTGCATTTCCTtgtgtcttttccttctttcttttttttttaaaacctgttttCATTTTGCAGTGGAGACTGtgcttatttattgatttatttttagctttattcatttgtttgcctgcactgggtcctcattgcggggcatgggctttctctagttggggtgagaggcggctactctctagttgtggggcatgggcttctcattgcggtggcctctctcGTTGAGGCTCACGGGTtctggagcacaggttcagtagttgcggtgcatagattagttgccccttggcatgtggtatctccctgaagcagggatggaacctgtgtccctgcattggcagaccgATTCCCAaccccactggaccaccagggaaatccctccttGTGTCTTATTCATGTTTTTCCAAAGGAGAATGGGAGAAGATGGAAGGTTGAAGACTGAGAGGAAACCAGTGGTTTTTTCCCACTGAGTCCCATCAGGGTAGATTAGGGTGTAACATAAAAGCTCCTTCTAGACCTTGTATCCTGGGGAATAGAATTGTTAGTCAGCTATTCTCATTTGGGTTGGGGTTGGCTCTAATCCCAACCAGACAGCTGCCTTGGGCAATCTAGCTCAGAGGTTTAGagagagtcttccctggtggctcagacagtaaagagtctgcctgcagtgccggggacccaggttcaatccatgggtcgggaagatgccctggagaagggaacagcaacccataccagtattcttgcctggaaaagtcccatagatggaggagcctggcaggctacagtccatggggtcacagttacTACTAAGTGTTTAAGACActctctcatttaatcttcataacttATAAGTTGATACTACTATTATTCCTAGTTTCGAGactagggtcaccaagagtcggacactttcTAGAGTCTGACTATGAGGGTCTGAATCCTGACTTCACACATTTCTCCTAtgggaccttgggcaaatcacacaatgtgtgtgtgcgctcagctgtgtctgactctttgcaaccccatgcactgtagcccgccaggctcctctgtccatgggattctccaggtaagaatactggagtgggctgccattcccactccaggggatctttccaatccagggatcaaactcatgtctcttgcattgacaagcagattctttaccactaggccacctgggaagcccaaatcacaTAATAAGTTCTGGGTTATTAAATAAACTTTCTGTCTTCCACTTCCCTTGTCTTCAAACTAGGAAAAATAGCAGTGTCAACTGAcatgttataaagattaaatgagacagtgTCTTAAACACTTAGCAGTAAAAGgtatttgttattcttttttacaTTAATAATATAAAGAAGTCCTTTCTTGAAATGGTGCAAAAAGTGATGTACAGACTTCACTTCTGCGTTAGTTTCTTACTGTCTCCTTTCACAAGCACCTGGCAGGTTTGTGAGCAATCTGTCTCCTGTGACTCCCACTGTCTTGACCCATCCGGGCagttataacaaaataccacagactgggtggcttataaacaacagaaatttacttctcccagttctggaggctggaaattcaAGGTCATGGTACCAGTATGGTTGGGTTCTGGGGAAGGTCCTCTTCTGAGATGCAGACTGACTACCAATTTCCCACTGTATCCTCACGTGGGGGAAGGGGCAAGGGAGCTCCCCGGATCCTCATTACTAAAGGCACTAATCCTATTCCTGAGGGCAGAGCCCTTATGACCTAACTATCTCCACCTTGCAgtttaagatttcaaaatatgaattttagggggacaCTAACATTTAGATTAATAAAAGCAGTGATAATTGTAGGTAGTGGTAGCCTGACCTTAGTAATGGTAGGTGGATTGACCCACCACTATCCTGCCCATTATTTGGTTTTCCATGAAGGAAGGTATCTCGGGCCTGGATGGATAAACTGTAGTCCCTCAGTAAAGGGAGCCCTGCTGTGTCCAGTGGAAAACCCAGACCTGGATCTTCTTACTTCAACTCTACTTGGCCCTCCCATCAGCAAGGATCCCTTGGACCAGACCAGAAATTCATGCCAATTCTAAGTTCAACATTCAAGAGTGTGATTGAAACTGTTGTCCCTGTAATCCAAGGGTTCTCAGCCTTGGCACTATTGACATTATGGGTGGGTTAATTTTTTCTCATGGGGGCCAGCCTGTGCACTGAAGGATGTTTAACAACATCTCTGGCTTCTACCCATTAGATGCTATTAGCACCTCCTTGCtcccaatgggcttccctggtagctcagctggtaaagaatccgcctgcaatgcaggagaccccagttctattcctgggttgggaagatcccctggagaagggataggctacctactcctgtattcttgggcttctctggtagctcaaacagtaaagaatccacctgcaatatgggagacttgggtttgatccttgggttgggaagatcccctggagaagggaatggcaacccactctagtattcttgcctggagaatgccatggacagaggagcctggtgggctacagtacatggggtctcaaagagttggacatgactgagtgactaagcacagcacagcataactCCCAATcaaaacaaccaaaaatatctgCAGTCATTGCCCAATGTCCCCAGAGGGAAAATTGTCCCCAGTGGAGGACCACTACTGTGACtccttaatattctgtaatatttaGAACTCTTTTGGATGCAAGCAACATCCTATAGACCAATCAACACAGTAAGAAAGAGCAGCCGTCTCAGAGAGGATTCTGATTGGCCCAGCCTTAGTCATGTGCCCATTTCTAGGCCAATCAGCATGGCCAGGGTGGTGAGATTCTTTGGCTAagcctgtgtctctgtgtccatCCTGAAGAATACGGGCAGCCCCATCAGTAAAGGTACATAGGATGAGAAAGATGAGCACGCTGAGAAAGAGGTGATCTGCTACCCAAGGAAGGGAAAGATGAAGACCACACCACCAGACATCAATGTCCACCACATCCTCGAGACAGCTTCCTCGCCATTTTTCCAATAGTCTCTTGAATTGATCTCTCTCCTTCTGACTTAGATGAAGTTCCTCTAGCTGTTCAGTGGAGTCACTTTCTGATAGTAATATCTCTTCACATCCACTTTCCACcatgtccctggtggtctagtggttaggattcagcaggCTCATTCTGCACCCTGTTCTCTATAATCTATCCCTCCTGTCATGCCTTTGTCACTCATGGTCTTAGCATGTGTCCCATGCTCTGTCTCTATTCAGACAATTTCTTCCTCTCAAAAACAGTCATTTATGAAAGTTGATGTGCACAAATCATACACAGTCTAACTTTTGTGatcaaaatcaaacaaacatACCAAACGAACCCCCATCCCCCAAGCTACTTGCAGTGATAAGATCTGCCCCCATCCCCCAAGCTACTTGCAGTGATAAGATCTGGGGTCTAATGCTAACTTGCAGGGAAAGCTGCATCTTCTCTGGAGACCTTGAGGATCTTGTCTGAAAATTAGGTGATTTAACAAGAAAGAAAGGTggctcctctctcttttttttcccaaagagaagGAAGCTATTCCTCACAAAGCCTAACTCAAATTCTCTGCTTACAGAAATCCAAGCTGCCGCTCAAGTATTCGAGGAGAAGTGTACTCTAGCAGAGGGGCAGACCTTGAACGTGAGCTGTCCTACCAATACCAACATATATTCCAACAGCCAGAAGGCTTGGCAGAGGCTGAAAGATAACGGGGAGGTCCAGACACTGGCAATCACAGAGGGGTCCAGTCAAGTCCGGGTGGGGAAGTACTTCCTAGAAGACATCCCCAGTGAAGGCATGCTGCAAATCCGAATGGCCAACCTTCAAGTGGAGGACTCAGGACTGTACCGATGTGTGATCTTGGGACCCAGCGATCCCATCATCCTGTTCCACCCTGTCCGCCTGGTGGTGACCAAGAGTGAGtgacctgggggtgggtgggagagggtgggagagcCAGATCAGGTTGGGTGGGACAGTGGTGGGAGCACCAGTAGGGCTGTGGCTCAGGATTTCTAGAAGCTTATGATCTTGCTCCTTGTTTCTAGAAGCTCCTTGTTTCTCATTTGAGGTCCTTGTGAGACATTTGGTCCAACGGTAAGAAGGGATTGCATCTCATTCTTTGTATGGGATTCCTCTTTGGGAGCAGAACCTAACATGCGGTGCTATTGTAGGAAGTGGGATATGGGGAAAGGTGAGTGATGGACTTGGGACAATTTGGTCTCATGCTTCAGGTCTTCATGTAGAAGTCATTTCCTTGGAAGCCTCTGTGAGTCACCCTCCCTTCCTAAGGATGCATCTGAGGTCCCTCCTGTGTGCTTCCAAAGCAGTGCTCCTCAGACCTTAAGTGGGCACAAACTACCTGGGGgtcttattttaaatgtaatacgTCTAGGATGGGACctagactctgcatttccagccTCTTCACAGacaatgctgatgctgctggtccatggCTTCCGTTTTGAGTAGCAAAGCACCAGGGCTTGCTTGGTGCCCTCTTCATAGACAGCTGTCTCACTGGATGAAGTAGTGGCCAGTTTCCTTAACTGTCTCCCCTATTCATCTTTGAGAACCTTGAGCAAATCATCTGTGCCTTAATCGACTCTATATCTCTAGCAACTGAtgaagtgcctggcatatagtagggcCTCCACAGATGTTGACTGGGTGAATTAAGGAAAGCAGATTAGAATGGGGGCAGATTCAAGTTCCTAGCCCCTGTGGAGCCCATATCTAAGGAAGACAAGACATATCTGCAATGTATTAATGAAAGATAACTTGCAAAGCAATATGCCACAGGTACAGGTGAGTGCAAGGCAGAGAGAATGGTATAAGATAATCAGGGAATTATTCTTCAAGAAGGGCACATATGGATTGGTGAAGAATAGCAGGCAAGTGCGTTTCCAATAACATAAATAGCCTGGAAATACCTTTCTGCTTCCTTatctccctccttctttccttccttctttccttttccccatctCTGACCCAAGCAATGCCACactatttctttattaaaataaaaagcaaaaggaaacctTGGTTCATGAGTGGCCATTCATTTCCCTCCACAGTTCCATTTACTGTACCACTTATCCTTCCATCTATCCATCATCTGTCCAACCATCCAATGTGCTTTCTTGCAGATTCTTTGGGAACCCCTGCCTCAGATGAGGATCCTTGCCAGATCTCCGTTCAGAATCCCACCTCACCTCCCATCACCACCAAGCTCCgtcccaggcccaggcccaggcccaagCCCGTGACCCAACCCATCCCCACATCAGCTGATAGGCTCTCCTCTCCTGGCTTCACAGTCACTCCCACAAATGTGACACACGTCACCAGGTATGGTTTCCAGGTCTCTGGGACCTTGGATCGGACACCAAGTCCTTTGATTCCCAGTCCATGTGCTTAGAGGGTGTGGGGAgtgagggatgggggagggtaGAGGGCAGGGTGGGTTTGAGTCGTCTCCGTCGGGTGGACCTTcccaggggaggaaggagagtgcTGGTGCTAGAGAGAGGAGGGGGCTTGAGGAGGGGGCTCTTGGAGGCAATGAACGGCTGCCGTTCTCCCCACCATTTCCCTGTGTTTGCTTCTTGCATGTCAGAGGGGTAAGGAGAGGAAAATGGCGTCTGTGCTGAATTCCAAGGGCTCAGCAAACCCCTAAGTGTAGTGGGAAAAGAGACCCTGAATTCGAATGCCAGCCAGATCTACTGAAAGTGTAACTTCAGGCCACTCAGGAGCCTTCTctggcttcagtttccttgtttctATGGTTGGGGTTGGAGGGGGTAGGGGAGGGtaggaaaaaaatcagagctGGAAGCCATAATCTAGCCCAACAGCTCTGAGCAAGTGAGGCGTGTTAGGATATCCTGGAGCATTAGCTTTTATTtggcttgttttatttatttattaaaaaaatttttttgaatgcaccctgcagcatgtgggatttcagTTTCCCAAACAGGGATGGAACCGGCGTCCCCTCTACTGCAAGGCAGAGTCTTGATCACTGGactggggaagtccctggctGGTTTTCAATGCTGATGCGCGTGACCTCTGTAGACCAAAAGAATTAGAATTTCTGGAGGTGGGGCTGGTCTCAGTAATTTTTATAAGATCTTCAGGCCTCTTAAAATGTGCAGGCAAAGCTAAGAACCATGACCTTTTCATGCACACCCTTTTATACAGTTTATTATTAAATGTTGATTTATCTTAGAGTGTGTTTATCACTAAATGTTGACttagcagagaaagaaatattcttCCATATTCCTACCAATCTAATGTGTCTTTTTTTGTCCATCTTCTCTTCTAGTTTTTATTCATGCTTGGATATATTTTAATGTGGCATTAATTctaattatatacattttcattatttttttttggctacaactATTCTTCAGTGTTGCTCCTTAGTCTTTGTAGTCAGAATTTCAGCATACTTTTCTATCAATAGAAAGCCACTGCTCACATAATCCTTTGCCTGTTTTTAGACGTTgagattattttcactttttgtagTACTGATAACTCTGAGATGAACATATATTTGtagatgtccttttcttcttttaaattgttCACTCAAAAGAAATTCCCTTAAAAGAAGCCAAACATTTATACTGTCCTGTATGTGTCCTtgaatgctcagtcgtgtccagctctttgtgaccacatggactgtagcctgccaggctcctttgtccacggaattctccaggcaagaatactatagtgggttaccatttcctcctccagggagtcttcctgacccagagattgaacccgcatctcctgcattggcaggtggattctttatcacagagctacctggaaagccatTTTCCTGTACACATATTGCCGGTTTGTTTTCCAAAGGTTGGAAACAATCTGCAGTGAGATCCACAATGCGGAAGAGAAGCAGCGTCACTGCAGGGCTCTGGTATCTAAAAAATATATCTGTCAAAATAGATGTGATGCTGAAAGCTCGTATTCTATGTATGCTGGTGCCAAATCAAATCTCAAAGgcagttttgggtgaagtagaaaggaGTAGCTTTGTTGTTTTGCTAAGCAAAGGGGGCCACTGTGGGCTTATGTTCTCAAAACTGTGTGTTGCAACTTGGGGAAGATAGTGACAAGTTTAACAGTAATTGTTCAGAGAGGGTGTGATCAGCCTGTGAACATTCTTCTGATGGGCTGGTGATGACATAAGTAGGAGACAGCATCCTCATCCTTCAGGTCCAACTGGTCTagggtctacatgcttgtgggtGGCAGACCATCATTAATCTTCATTAACTTCTACCACCtggagggggtttcagtatctgcaaaacagctcaaagatattgtctATATCCACTGAtgaggaatcacaagctggaatcaagactgccaggagaaatatcaacaacatcagatatgcagatgatatcactctaatggcagaaagagaaagtaaagagcctcttgataggggtaaagaggagcgtgaaaaagctggcttaaaactcaacactcaaaaaactaagatcatggcttccagtcccatcacttgaaatgacaaatagatggggaaaaagtgaaaacaatggcagattttattttcttgggatccaaaatcactgcagatagtgactgcagtcacaaaatttaaagacacttgctccttggaagaaaagctatgaccaacctagacagcacattaaaaagcagagacatcactttgctgacaaaggtctgtatagtcacagctatggtttttccagcagtcatgtatagatgtgagagttgaaccataaagaaagctgagcaccaaagaattgatgcttttgaactgtgatgttggagaagactctttagagtcccttggactgcgaggagatcaaaccagttcatcctataagaaatcaaccctgagtattcattggaaggactgatgctgaagctgaagctccaatactttggccacctgatacaaagagctgactcattggaaaaaaaccatgattctgggaaagactgaggacaggaggaaggcggtgacagagaatgagatgtttgggtggcatcattgactcaatggacatcagtctgagcaaactctgggagatagtgaaagacagagaagcctggcatgctgcagtccatggggttgcaaaaagtcagacacaactgagtgactgaacgacaacaacaattgATGGGAAAATAGGACCTTGCCCGGAGGCTGCTCTTGACTTTTTCTTCCTGGTCTTGCATccccagctcagttcagttgctcagtcgtgtctgagtcctTGTAGCACTatgactgaagcatgccaggctttcctgtccatcacccattcctagagcttgctcaaactcatgttcatcaagttggtgatgccattcaaccatctcatcctctgatgttcccttctcctcccgccttcaagctttcccagcatcagggtcttttccaatgagtcagttcgtccCATCAGGTGGCAttggtattggagtttcagcttcaacatcagtccttccaatgaatattcaggactgatttcctttaggatgaactagtttgatctccttgcagtccaagggactctcaagagtcttctccaacatcacagttcaaaagcatcaattatttggtgctcagctttctttatggcccaactctcacatccatacatgactgctggaaaaatcatagctttgactagacagatctttgttagcaatgtaatgtctctgctttttaatatgctgtctaggctggtcacagcttttcttccaaggagcaagtgtcttttaatttcatggctgcagtcaccatctgccagtgattttggagcccaagaaaattaagtctgtcactgtttccattgtttccccatctatttgccataaagtgacagGTGATgttatctccatatctgaggttattgatacttctctgggcaatcttgatttcagtttgcgcttcatccagcctggcatttcccatgatgttctctgcatagaagttaaataagcagagtgacgacagacagccttgatgtagttctttctcaatttggaaccagtctgttgtttcatgtccggttctaactgttccttcttgacctacatacagatttctcaggaggcaggtaaagtgtattctcatctcttgaagaattttccacagtttgttgtgatccacacagtcaaaggctttagcatagtcaataaagcagaagtagatgttttcctggaactctcttgccttttctatgatccaacagatgttggcaatttgatctctattcctctgccttttctaaatccagcttgaatatctggaagttctcagttcatgtactgttgaagcctcacttggaaaactttgagcattattttgctagcgtgtgagatgagtgcaattgtgtgatagtttgaacattctttggcattgtctttctttgggattggaatgaaaattgaccttttccagtcctgtggtcactgctgagttttccaaatttgttggcatatggagttcagcactttcacagatgatgatcttttaggatttgcaatagctcaactggaattccatcagttacactagctttgttcatagtgatgcttcctcatgCACACTTGAATTcaacactccaagatgtctggctctaggtgagtcatcacaccatcgtggttatctgggttcagttcagttcagttcagttcagtcactgtcgtgtctgactctttgcgaccccatgaatcgcagcacgccaggcctccctgtccatcaccaactcccaattcacccagactcatgtccatcaagtcagtgatgccatccagccatctcatcctctgtcgtccccttctcctcctgcccccaatccctcccagcatcagagtcttttccagtgagtcaactcatcacatgaggtggccaaagtactggagtttcagcctcagcgtcattccctccaaagaaatcccagggctgatctcctttagaatggactggttggatctccttacagtccaagggactctcaagagtttccgccaacaccacagttcaaaagcatcaattcttcggtgctcagctttcttcacagtccaactctcacatccatacatgaccactggaaaaaccatagccttgactagatggacctttgttggcaaagtaatgtctctgcttttcaatatgctatctaggttggtcatattaggaaggtcttttttgtatacttcttctgtgtattcttgccacctcttcttaatatcttctgcttctgttaggtccattccatttctgtcctttattgagcccatctttgcatgaaatattcccttggtatctctagttttcttgaagagatctctagtctttcccattctattgttttcctctatttctttgcattgatcactgaggaaggctttcttatctctattctttgaaactgtgcattcagatggatatatctttcctttcctcctttgcttttagcttctcctcccttccctaattaacaactgcttgaatctgccccCTGGGGCTCAGGGAAACCCACGGAGGCTGAATGAAGGTTGTTTCCTAAAATCAAAGAAATGGGGGATACAAGAAccttgtgcccaggagccccacaggaccCTGCATGGTATCAGACATGAGCTGGGACTTGCTTTCGTCGAttactgtggactttgagctccaTAGGGTAGAGGCAGAGTGCCCTCttccccttctgttgtgcctAAGTGTCCGGTACATAGTAGGagatcattaaaatatttaaaataaaacacatcttTACAATaaatgctattcttttttttcactAATTTTCCAGAGTATAAACAGAGAGTGCAAACATTCGCCCATATTCCTACTAAAGGCTATACCTCCTTCATGTATTGACTTTATgtgttt of the Bubalus kerabau isolate K-KA32 ecotype Philippines breed swamp buffalo chromosome 3, PCC_UOA_SB_1v2, whole genome shotgun sequence genome contains:
- the TREM1 gene encoding triggering receptor expressed on myeloid cells 1, with the protein product MRKARLWGLLWMFFIAEIQAAAQVFEEKCTLAEGQTLNVSCPTNTNIYSNSQKAWQRLKDNGEVQTLAITEGSSQVRVGKYFLEDIPSEGMLQIRMANLQVEDSGLYRCVILGPSDPIILFHPVRLVVTKNSLGTPASDEDPCQISVQNPTSPPITTKLRPRPRPRPKPVTQPIPTSADRLSSPGFTVTPTNVTHVTRAPWISIIIPAACGLLSKTLVFIALFAVTYRSFAS